Proteins encoded in a region of the Isoalcanivorax pacificus W11-5 genome:
- a CDS encoding AraC family transcriptional regulator — MQIDPDLAGEPQSLSAAYITSVLPPLLDRYGLTRDAVLARAGIDPLQLARADTLVPMVDALRLFLVILEQTGDEGLGFEAGRCVQPRSYQVLGYAVLSSASLGEAIQRLLRFEKLAGNLGRSTLTPGDPVQLSWHCPLPGAPARYITEAAITGWITFARQLLAEPAAPLSVHFRHVAPVRSERYADWFGCPVHFEAGFDGVMLAPAMLSLPLTSADPGLNQMMEREAAALLADYDAGTNLANAVRSHLYRMLADGEPGLEAVAGRMGLAARTLQSRLHRQGVSFQELLDGLRRSLAEIYLRDPALGLTDIALLLGFAEQSSFNRAFRRWRGQSPTAFRRQQ; from the coding sequence ATGCAGATCGATCCGGACCTGGCGGGCGAGCCGCAGTCGCTCTCCGCCGCCTATATCACCTCAGTGCTGCCGCCGCTGCTGGACCGTTATGGCCTGACGCGGGACGCGGTGCTGGCGCGTGCCGGGATTGATCCGCTGCAACTGGCGCGGGCCGATACGCTGGTGCCGATGGTCGACGCGCTGCGGCTGTTTCTGGTGATCCTGGAGCAGACCGGCGATGAAGGGCTGGGCTTTGAAGCGGGCCGCTGTGTGCAGCCGCGCTCCTATCAGGTGCTCGGTTACGCGGTGCTGTCCAGTGCCAGCCTCGGCGAGGCGATCCAGCGTCTGCTGCGGTTTGAAAAACTCGCTGGCAATCTCGGCCGCTCCACCCTGACGCCGGGCGACCCGGTGCAGCTGAGCTGGCACTGCCCGCTGCCGGGCGCACCGGCACGCTATATCACCGAGGCTGCCATCACCGGCTGGATCACGTTTGCACGGCAACTGCTGGCGGAGCCGGCAGCACCATTGTCGGTGCATTTCCGGCATGTGGCGCCGGTGCGCAGTGAGCGTTACGCGGACTGGTTCGGTTGCCCGGTGCACTTTGAGGCCGGTTTTGACGGCGTGATGCTGGCGCCGGCGATGTTATCGCTGCCGCTGACCAGCGCCGACCCTGGCCTGAACCAGATGATGGAACGGGAAGCCGCCGCGCTGCTGGCGGATTACGATGCCGGCACCAATCTCGCCAACGCGGTGCGCAGTCATCTGTATCGGATGCTGGCGGACGGTGAGCCGGGGCTGGAGGCGGTGGCGGGGCGCATGGGGCTGGCGGCGCGTACGCTGCAGAGCCGGTTGCATCGGCAGGGTGTCAGTTTCCAGGAATTGCTGGACGGATTGCGCCGGTCGCTGGCAGAGATTTACCTGCGCGATCCGGCGCTGGGCCTGACCGATATCGCACTGCTGCTCGGCTTCGCCGAGCAGAGTTCCTTCAATCGGGCGTTTCGTCGCTGGCGTGGCCAGAGCCCGACAGCATTCCGTCGCCAGCAGTGA
- a CDS encoding AAA family ATPase: MKDLNDLRLIMESRYPIVVVETWEEQRALDLVRRIGMREGRPVFSWSIVDGLRRLEVEGAPNQRHTVEPDAVLGQIRGNAEGGIYALCDFHPFVENAPKVVRLLKEIALRHDTVPHTLVLVSHAFTLPPELSRFSARFRLSLPDQEQLMHIVQEEARAFGRARGERVRAGREALDKLVRNLRGLTTEDARKLARGAIIHDGAITENDLPEVNRAKFRLLDMDGVLSFEYDTASFGQVGGLSQLKQWLHRRRDAFLQPQGPDTPRGILLVGVQGGGKSLAAKAVAGLWHLPLLRLDMGAVYNKYFGESERNLREALQLAETMAPCVLWLDEIEKGLASGDNDGGTSRRVLGTLLTWMAERKAPVFMVATANNIEQLPPELVRKGRIDELFFVDLPAADIRAEILRIHLDRRGQDTAQFDLAALAEYCDGFTGAEIEQAVVAGLYSARAQEAPLSEAHLRTEMTSTVPLSVTMAEQLAALRAWCHGRAVPAG; the protein is encoded by the coding sequence GTGAAGGATCTCAATGACCTGCGACTGATCATGGAGTCGCGCTATCCGATCGTGGTGGTGGAAACCTGGGAAGAACAGCGTGCCCTGGACCTGGTGCGCCGTATCGGCATGCGGGAGGGGCGGCCGGTATTCAGCTGGAGCATTGTCGATGGCCTGCGCCGGCTGGAAGTCGAAGGCGCGCCAAATCAGCGGCATACGGTCGAGCCGGATGCGGTGCTGGGACAGATTCGCGGCAATGCCGAAGGCGGCATCTATGCCCTGTGTGATTTCCATCCGTTTGTCGAGAACGCGCCGAAGGTGGTGCGGCTCTTGAAGGAAATCGCCCTGCGTCACGACACCGTGCCGCACACGCTGGTGCTGGTCAGCCACGCCTTTACGCTGCCGCCGGAACTGTCGCGCTTCAGCGCCCGGTTCCGGCTGTCGCTGCCGGACCAGGAACAGCTCATGCACATTGTGCAGGAAGAGGCGCGTGCGTTTGGTCGCGCCCGCGGCGAGCGGGTGCGGGCCGGCCGCGAGGCGCTCGACAAGCTGGTGCGCAATCTGCGCGGCCTGACCACGGAAGACGCGCGCAAGCTCGCGCGCGGCGCCATCATCCACGACGGCGCGATCACCGAGAATGACCTGCCGGAAGTGAACCGTGCCAAATTCCGGTTGCTGGACATGGATGGCGTGCTCAGTTTCGAGTACGACACCGCCAGCTTCGGCCAGGTGGGCGGGCTGTCGCAGCTGAAGCAGTGGTTGCACCGGCGTCGTGACGCCTTTCTGCAACCGCAGGGCCCGGATACGCCGCGCGGCATTTTGCTGGTGGGCGTGCAGGGCGGCGGCAAGAGTCTGGCGGCGAAGGCGGTGGCCGGCCTGTGGCACCTGCCTCTGTTGCGGCTGGATATGGGGGCGGTCTACAACAAATACTTCGGCGAGTCCGAACGCAACCTGCGCGAAGCGCTGCAACTGGCGGAAACCATGGCGCCCTGCGTGCTGTGGCTGGATGAAATCGAAAAAGGCCTGGCCAGTGGCGACAACGACGGCGGCACATCGCGCCGTGTGCTGGGCACGCTGCTGACCTGGATGGCCGAGCGCAAGGCGCCGGTGTTCATGGTCGCCACCGCGAACAATATCGAGCAGTTGCCACCGGAGCTGGTGCGCAAGGGCCGTATCGACGAGCTGTTCTTTGTCGACCTGCCGGCGGCGGACATCCGGGCCGAGATTCTGCGTATTCACCTCGACCGCCGTGGCCAGGATACGGCGCAGTTTGATCTGGCCGCGCTGGCGGAATACTGCGACGGTTTCACCGGCGCCGAGATCGAGCAGGCGGTGGTGGCCGGGCTATACAGCGCCCGTGCCCAGGAGGCACCCTTGTCCGAGGCGCACCTGCGCACGGAAATGACCAGCACGGTGCCATTGTCGGTGACCATGGCCGAGCAGCTGGCGGCACTGCGCGCCTGGTGCCATGGCCGTGCCGTGCCGGCTGGCTGA
- the coq7 gene encoding 2-polyprenyl-3-methyl-6-methoxy-1,4-benzoquinone monooxygenase, translating to MNDNARTTGRRLSPLDQLLARADNALRTLTPGATRGERPSPADAAHSDSRPADVHQARHIAGLMRINHTGEVCAQALYQGQASTAGLPHVRRAMEEAAREEEDHLAWCEDRIRELGSVPSRLNPLFYAMSFSIGALAGLAGDRWSLGFVSETEQQVVRHLDSHLGQVPLEDERTRAILEQMREDELRHAVTAEQAGGAALPPPVRHLMTVMSKVMTFSTYRV from the coding sequence ATGAACGACAACGCCCGTACTACCGGCCGCCGGCTGAGCCCGCTGGATCAACTGCTCGCCCGCGCCGACAACGCCCTGCGCACCCTCACCCCCGGCGCCACCCGTGGCGAACGGCCGAGTCCGGCCGACGCCGCGCACAGCGACAGCCGCCCGGCGGACGTGCATCAGGCGCGGCACATTGCCGGCCTGATGCGCATCAACCATACCGGCGAAGTGTGCGCGCAGGCGCTCTACCAGGGCCAGGCCAGCACCGCCGGCCTGCCGCATGTGCGCCGCGCCATGGAGGAAGCCGCCCGTGAGGAAGAAGACCACCTGGCCTGGTGCGAGGATCGCATCCGCGAACTCGGCAGCGTACCGAGCCGGCTCAATCCGTTGTTCTACGCAATGTCGTTCAGCATCGGCGCGCTGGCCGGGCTGGCCGGTGACCGCTGGAGCCTGGGCTTCGTCTCGGAAACGGAACAACAGGTGGTGCGCCACCTGGACAGCCATCTCGGTCAGGTGCCATTGGAGGACGAGCGCACCCGCGCCATTCTGGAACAGATGCGCGAAGACGAACTGCGGCACGCCGTCACCGCCGAACAGGCTGGCGGCGCCGCCCTGCCGCCGCCAGTGCGTCACCTGATGACGGTCATGAGCAAGGTGATGACCTTCAGTACCTACCGCGTCTGA